The following proteins come from a genomic window of Chryseobacterium glaciei:
- the hemE gene encoding uroporphyrinogen decarboxylase has translation MIKNDLYLKALRGETVERPPVWMMRQAGRYLPEFIALRDKYDFFTRCQTPELASEITVQPIRRFPLDAAILFSDILVVPQAMGIDFKMKENVGPWLDNPIRTMEDVQNVIVPDVNDTLGYVFDAIELTLIKLDNEIPLIGFAGSPWTILCYCVEGKGSKAFDIAKSFCFQQPEAAHLLLQKITDTTIAYLKRKVEKGVSAVQIFDSWGGMLSPADYQEFSWQYINQIVEALSPLSHVVVFGKGCWFALEDMTMSPVSALGVDWTIKPELARTLTNHTMTLQGNFDPARLHSTPETIKKMVTEMINRFGKDRYIANLGHGILPNIPVENAEAFIRAVVEWKPNN, from the coding sequence ATGATTAAAAACGACCTATATTTAAAAGCACTTCGCGGAGAAACCGTAGAAAGACCGCCAGTTTGGATGATGAGACAAGCCGGAAGATATTTGCCGGAATTCATTGCTCTTCGTGACAAATATGACTTCTTCACTAGATGTCAGACTCCCGAATTAGCTTCTGAAATCACAGTACAGCCAATCCGCAGATTTCCTTTGGATGCTGCTATTTTGTTTTCTGATATTTTAGTAGTTCCTCAAGCAATGGGAATTGACTTTAAAATGAAGGAAAATGTTGGTCCGTGGTTAGACAACCCGATCAGAACAATGGAAGATGTTCAGAATGTTATTGTTCCCGATGTGAATGATACCCTAGGATACGTTTTTGATGCCATTGAACTAACTTTGATAAAACTAGACAATGAAATTCCATTGATCGGTTTTGCGGGTTCCCCTTGGACAATTCTTTGCTACTGTGTGGAAGGAAAAGGAAGTAAGGCTTTTGATATTGCAAAGTCTTTCTGTTTCCAACAGCCGGAAGCTGCTCATTTATTACTTCAAAAAATCACAGATACCACGATTGCTTATCTTAAAAGAAAAGTAGAAAAAGGAGTTTCTGCGGTACAGATCTTTGATTCTTGGGGAGGAATGCTTTCTCCTGCAGATTATCAGGAATTCTCTTGGCAATACATTAATCAAATTGTTGAGGCTTTAAGTCCGCTTTCTCATGTTGTGGTATTTGGAAAAGGATGTTGGTTCGCTTTGGAAGATATGACGATGTCTCCGGTTTCAGCTTTGGGTGTTGACTGGACGATCAAACCAGAGCTTGCAAGAACATTGACCAATCATACAATGACACTTCAAGGGAATTTTGATCCGGCGAGATTACATTCTACACCTGAAACCATCAAGAAAATGGTGACTGAAATGATCAACCGTTTCGGAAAAGACAGATATATTGCAAATCTTGGTCACGGGATTTTACCTAATATTCCGGTGGAAAATGCAGAAGCTTTTATTAGAGCTGTTGTGGAGTGGAAACCGAATAATTAA
- a CDS encoding uroporphyrinogen-III synthase has product MKILFTKNIDQSILSQQLGEDILVDCVEVIKTNPIRINSFDLKNSSLIFTSVNGVISFFNNQFKPNEDFTAKNYNKIYCVGEKTKRELRKNGFGTFKVLKNAETLSKFIITHCQHEKFLHFCGNLAIDVLDKELPLQNIKYNKVTVYNTEEINPLVPEKYHAIVFFSPSGVRSFANQNSLEGMTLFSIGETTSNELRKYTQEKIYTSVGNSLVSIFELIRKTVKNNL; this is encoded by the coding sequence ATGAAAATTTTATTCACCAAAAACATAGATCAATCAATTTTATCCCAGCAATTAGGAGAGGACATTTTGGTGGATTGTGTTGAGGTTATTAAGACCAACCCTATTCGGATCAATTCTTTTGATTTAAAAAATTCTTCTCTTATTTTCACAAGTGTGAACGGTGTAATTTCCTTTTTCAACAATCAATTTAAGCCTAATGAAGATTTTACAGCGAAAAACTACAATAAAATATATTGTGTGGGCGAAAAAACAAAAAGAGAATTAAGAAAAAACGGTTTTGGAACTTTTAAGGTATTGAAAAATGCTGAAACGCTTTCAAAATTCATCATTACTCACTGCCAGCATGAAAAGTTTCTTCATTTCTGTGGTAACTTAGCTATTGATGTTCTCGACAAAGAACTTCCGTTGCAAAATATCAAATACAATAAAGTCACAGTTTATAATACCGAAGAAATCAATCCTTTGGTACCTGAAAAATATCATGCTATAGTTTTTTTTAGTCCAAGTGGAGTTCGTAGTTTTGCAAATCAGAATTCTTTGGAAGGAATGACGCTTTTTTCGATCGGCGAAACCACTTCCAACGAACTAAGAAAATACACCCAAGAGAAGATTTATACTTCCGTGGGCAACAGTCTCGTATCTATCTTTGAATTAATACGAAAGACCGTTAAAAACAATCTTTAA